One genomic window of Cercospora beticola chromosome 5, complete sequence includes the following:
- the DBP4 gene encoding ATP-dependent RNA helicase dbp4 (BUSCO:EOG09260YMF): MAPILTGRTKPTKPKKQARGQKRKRDDVDVETLEAAVKELDPKSSKIETFADLPLSEPTKAGLKSSHFSTLTDIQSKAIPLALKGRDILGAAKTGSGKTLAFIVPVLENLYRAQCVGADAGLGALIITPTRELAIQIFEVLRKVGGKGHLFSAGLVIGGKSVRDEADAMLRMNILVCTPGRIKQHLEQTAGFNADNLQMLVLDEADRIMDMGFQHAVDAIIEYLPKQRQTMLFSATQSKRVSDLARLSLKDPEYISVHEAASSATPATLQQNYVITPLSEKLDTLWSFIQSAKKSKIIVFLSATKQVRFVYQAFRHMQPGIPLLHLYGRMKETTRLETTEKFSRAKHSCLFTTDVVARGLDFPAVDWVVQVDCPEDADTYIHRVGRTARYERNGRAVLFLDPSEEEGMLTRLEQKKVPIERINVKQKKQQSIKDQLQNMCFQDPHLKQLAMKAFVAYVKSIHIQKDKETFNLQNYKLDEWATSMGLLNAPRIKFLKADPEEQKRKKNESRQARIQSEDEDEDSDDEEDHKAKKKDGVRTKYDRMFERQNQDILAEHTRKLLRDDDFDINRLDGEQLSDDDLFAVKKRIPVDADESDAASSTDEEEEDVAGVRKVNIPGAKNPIVLDSKRREKLLKSKKKLTKLKDKGQKLVFDDEGNAHQLYELENEEDFRAKGEAEEQRKRFLEKEAERAAQADVEDKALAKEKRRAKREKRKEKEKAAAIGAQSDDDESDDGGAPLEDARDDFAKFLGDIQSSGGESEDESDAESERPQKKPKWFQEKGRRKDLDDQEMEIESFGDLEAAAAAALQG; the protein is encoded by the coding sequence ATGGCACCTATACTCACCGGGCGCACGAAGCCCACCAAGCCCAAGAAGCAAGCTCGAgggcagaagaggaagagagatgatgtcgatgtcgagacTCTGGAGGCTGCTGTCAAGGAACTGGATCCCAAAAGCAGCAAAATCGAGACCTTCGCCGATCTACCGCTGTCCGAACCGACGAAAGCTGGTCTGAAATCATCTCACTTCAGCACACTCACCGATATCCAGTCGAAGGCGATTCCGTTGGCATTGAAAGGGCGCGATATCCTTGGAGCTGCGAAGACAGGTAGTGGAAAGACACTGGCATTCATTGTCCCCGTTCTCGAGAACCTGTACAGAGCGCAATGTGTCGGAGCCGATGCAGGGCTGGGTGCCCTTATCATCACTCCCACGAGAGAGCTCGCGATCCAGATCTTCGAGGTGCTTCGGAAAGTGGGAGGGAAAGGACATCTCTTCTCAGCTGGGCTGGTAATCGGAGGAAAGAGCGTTAGAGATGAGGCGGATGCTATGTTGAGGATGAACATTCTGGTCTGTACGCCTGGGCGGATAAAGCAGCACCTGGAGCAGACAGCAGGATTCAATGCGGATAACCTGCAGATGCTGGTCCTTGATGAGGCGGACAGAATTATGGATATGGGCTTCCAGCATGCCGTCGATGCGATCATCGAATATCTGCCAAAGCAGCGGCAGACCATGTTATTCAGCGCAACGCAGAGCAAGAGAGTGTCTGATCTGGCACGGTTGTCGCTCAAGGATCCAGAGTACATTTCTGTTCATGAGGCAGCCTCCTCAGCCACTCCAGCGACGCTTCAGCAGAACTACGTTATTACACCCCTCTCCGAGAAATTGGACACGCTCTGGTCATTCATACAATCAGCGAAGAAAAGCAAGATCATTGTGTTCCTGTCCGCGACAAAGCAGGTACGTTTTGTATACCAAGCCTTCCGGCACATGCAGCCTGGTATTCCACTTCTGCATCTCTACGGAAGAATGAAAGAGACGACGCGTTTGGAGACCACTGAGAAGTTCTCGAGGGCCAAGCATAGCTGTCTCTTCACCACCGATGTTGTTGCGCGAGGACTGGACTTTCCGGCTGTTGATTGGGTAGTGCAAGTTGACTGCCCGGAAGATGCAGACACCTACATTCACCGCGTCGGACGTACAGCACGATACGAGCGGAATGGACGTGCAGTGCTCTTCCTGGACCccagcgaggaggaaggcatGCTCACTCGACTGGAACAAAAGAAGGTGCCAATTGAGCGCATCAACGTAAAACAAAAGAAGCAGCAAAGTATCAAAGACCAGTTGCAAAACATGTGCTTCCAAGATCCGCATCTCAAGCAGTTGGCTATGAAGGCATTCGTGGCGTATGTCAAAAGTATACACATTCAGAAGGACAAGGAAACGTTCAACCTGCAAAACTATAAGCTTGACGAGTGGGCGACCAGTATGGGTCTTCTGAATGCTCCACGAATCAAATTCCTCAAAGCCGACCCCGAAGAACAGAAACGCAAGAAGAACGAATCGCGGCAAGCCAGAATTCaaagcgaggatgaggatgaggactccgatgatgaggaggatcacaaagcgaagaagaaggatggcgTTCGAACCAAATATGATCGCATGTTCGAGCGGCAGAACCAGGACATCTTGGCAGAGCATACTCGCAAGCTTCTGCGCGACGACGACTTTGATATCAACAGGCTGGACGGAGAACAATTATCAGACGACGATCTGTTTGCTGTCAAGAAACGTATACCAGTAGACGCAGACGAGTCGGacgctgcttcttcgactgatgaggaggaagaggacgtcGCGGGAGTGAGAAAGGTCAACATTCCAGGTGCCAAGAATCCAATCGTACTGGACTCTAAGCGTCGTGAGAAACTTCTCAAAtcaaagaagaagctcaCGAAACTCAAAGACAAGGGTCAAAAGCTGGTCTTCGATGATGAGGGTAATGCTCATCAACTCTACGAGCTTGAGAATGAGGAAGATTTCCGTGCCAAGGGTGAAGCCGAGGAGCAACGGAAACGCTTCttggagaaggaggcagaaCGTGCTGCTCAGGCGGATGTCGAGGATAAGGCGcttgcgaaggagaagaggagagccaagagggagaagaggaaggagaaggagaaggctgcaGCGATTGGAGCACagagtgatgatgatgaaagtGATGATGGAGGGGCTCCGCTGGAGGACGCGAGGGATGATTTTGCCAAATTCCTCGGTGATATTCAGTCGAGCGGAGGTGAGAGCGAGGACGAAAGCGATGCGGAAAGTGAGCGGCCGCAGAAGAAGCCTAAGTGGTTCCAAGAGAAGGGACGTCGGAAAGACCTCGATGATCAAGAGATGGAGATTGAGTCGTTCGGAGACctggaagctgctgctgctgctgctcttcaaGGATGA
- a CDS encoding uncharacterized protein (BUSCO:EOG09265I60) — translation MSSESRLYTISTETKDKLRKFRLGTSRAKDPQAVIYHINKSNMEICPEDTQIYTNMQELADELPDNTPRYILLSYPLTLSSGRLSVPYVLINYLPPTCSAENRMLYAGAKELIRSTSEAGRLIEIDSAEELEEIEEVLKGED, via the exons ATG TCCTCCGAATCGCGCCTCTACACCATCTCGACCGAGACCAAAGACAAACTACGCAAATTCCGCCTAGGGACATCTCGTGCCAAAGATCCTCAAGCAGTCATAT ACCACATCAACAAATCCAACATGGAAATCTGCCCCGAAGACACCCAAATCTACACAAACATGCAAGAACTCGCCGACGAGCTACCCGATAACACTCCACGATATATCTTGCTGAGTTATCCCTTGACACTG TCCTCCGGCCGCCTCTCAGTCCCCTACGTCCTGATAAACTACCTCCCACCAACCTGCAGCGCCGAAAACCGCATGCTGTACGCCGGAGCGAAAGAGTTGATTCGTAGTACATCGGAAGCTGGGAGGTTGATTGAGATTGATTCGGcggaggagttggaggagaTAGAAGAGGTTTTGAAGGGGGAGGATTAA
- a CDS encoding uncharacterized protein (CAZy:GT58) — MDLIRQAWQVVIDPYYTRYTAPLQLLGDAALCVLIILKIPYTEIDWTTYMQQITLYLSGERNYAKITGSTGPLVYPAMHVHLYTLLHNLTSSGQNIFLAQQIFLGLYLFTLLLIISCYRKAGVPPYILPLLSLSKRIHSIFMLRMFNDCFAVMFLWGAIWFWQRRLWTFGTVCFTLGVGVKMTLVLALPAVGMVLWQGVGRDRAFYQAQSMVQVQGLIAYPFIMGGLSSYLTRAFEFTRQFMFKWTVNWRFVGEETFLSKPFSYGLLATHAMILYTFIVGRWTRPSLWTLPEMIHYLFDPPPKPEQTRIARRVTPDFILTSILSAMVIGCLCARSLHYQFFVYIAWSTPYLLWKSGMPVTLIYVICAAQEWAWNVYPSTNISSGVVVGCLAVTVFSIWIGTSPYLEQKRQQQTPSQPPEEQGKASHEHVE, encoded by the exons ATGGATCTCATCCGGCAAGCCTGGCAAGTGGTCATAGACCCATACTACACGCGCTACACAGCACCACTCCAACTCCTCGGCGACGCAGCACTCTGCGTTCTCATCATCTTGAAAATCCCCT ACACCGAAATCGACTGGACAACCTACATGCAACAAATAACCCTCTACCTCTCCGGCGAACGCAACTACGCCAAAATCACCGGCTCCACCGGCCCCCTCGTCTATCCCGCCATGCACGTCCACCTCTACACcctcctccacaacctcaCCTCCTCCGGCCAAAACATCTTCCTCGCACAGCAAATCTTCCTAGGACTCTACCTCTTCACCCTCCTCCTCATAATTTCCTGCTACAGAAAAGCCGGTGTACCACCTTATATCTTACCTTTGTTGAGTCTGAGTAAAAGGATTCATAGTATTTTCATGTTGAGGATGTTTAATGATTGTTTTGCGGTGATGTTTTTGTGGGGGGCGATTTGGTTTTGGCAGAGACGTTTGTGGACTTTTGGGACGGTTTGTTTTACGTTGGGGGTCGGGGTGAAGATGACTTTGGTGCTGGCTTTGCCGGCTGTGGGGATGGTGCTTTGGCAGGGGGTGGGGAGGGATAGGGCGTTTTATCAGGCGCAGAGTATGGTACAGGTGCAG GGATTGATTGCGTATCCGTTCATTATGGGTGGGCTATCGAGCTACTTGACGCGGGCCTTCGAGTTCACGAGACAATTCATGTTCAAGTGGACTGTGAACTGGAGATTCGTGGGCGAGGAGACATTCCTCTCCAAGCCATTCTCCTACGGACTGCTTGCCACTCATGCAATGATCTTGTACACCTTCATTGTGGGCAGATGGACGAGGCCGAGCCTATGGACTTTGCCAGAAATGATCCACTACCTGTTCGATCCGCCGCCGAAGCCCGAGCAAACCCGCATCGCTCGAAGAGTCACGCCGGACTTCATTCTCACATCGATCCTCTCAGCAATGGTCATCGGCTGTTTGTGCGCGAGGAGTCTGCACTACCAGTTCTTCGTGTACATTGCCTGGTCGACACCATACTTGTTGTGGAAGAGCGGCATGCCGGTCACCTTGATATATGTAATATGTGCGGCGCAGGAGTGGGCATGGAATGTGTACCCCAGCACCAACATCAGCTCGGGAGTAGTGGTGGGGTGTCTTGCGGTCACCGTTTTCAGTATTTGGATTGGCACGAGTCCGTACCTCGAACAGaaacggcagcagcagacaccaTCGCAGCCACCTGAGGAGCAAGGGAAAGCTTCACATGAGCATGTAGAGTAG